One window of Marinomonas primoryensis genomic DNA carries:
- a CDS encoding TRAP transporter large permease yields the protein MFDLSAIGIGYGSLLMLGSMILLLLTGMQLAFVTALVALVFAVGWFGVGALPLITSRLYSFVGSYVFLAVPMFVLMAALLDRSGIARDLFDAMKVFGRKLRGGVAVQTLLVAIVLASMSGVIGGETVLLGILALPQMLRLGYNRKLAIGTTCAGGALGTMLPPSIVLIIYGLTASVSIGDLFKAAFLPAFILAFAYMAYVLILCRIHPEYAPLPTAEELAADEDVNYFKALLFPLLTVMMVLGSIYTGVASVTEASALGVVGIIISAAIRGELNFSMLKDSATATMSTCGMIIWIGIGATALVGVYNLMGGISFVEEIILALSGGSVMGTIMIMMVILLVLGMFLDWVGVALLTMPIFVPIIIGLGLDPIWFGVVFCLNMQVSFLSPPFGPAAFYLKSVAPKDISLGEIFSSLLPFIAMQIAVLALVIFFPELALWWK from the coding sequence ATGTTTGATTTATCCGCTATAGGCATAGGCTACGGAAGCCTATTGATGCTCGGTTCCATGATTTTATTACTGCTAACGGGGATGCAATTAGCGTTCGTTACCGCGTTAGTGGCTCTGGTTTTTGCAGTCGGTTGGTTTGGTGTAGGCGCCTTGCCATTGATCACCAGCCGCTTATACAGTTTTGTGGGCAGCTATGTGTTCCTTGCTGTACCGATGTTTGTATTGATGGCCGCACTCTTAGATAGATCCGGCATTGCACGTGATCTCTTTGATGCGATGAAGGTATTTGGTCGTAAGTTGCGCGGCGGCGTTGCGGTACAAACATTATTAGTAGCGATTGTATTGGCGTCCATGTCTGGTGTGATCGGCGGAGAAACCGTATTGCTGGGCATTCTGGCCTTGCCACAAATGCTGCGCCTTGGTTATAACCGCAAACTTGCTATTGGTACCACTTGTGCCGGCGGCGCGCTTGGCACCATGCTGCCACCCAGTATCGTATTGATCATTTATGGCCTAACCGCCAGCGTATCGATTGGTGACCTTTTTAAAGCGGCTTTCTTGCCGGCCTTTATCTTAGCGTTCGCTTACATGGCCTACGTGCTGATCCTTTGTCGTATTCACCCAGAATACGCGCCATTACCAACAGCAGAAGAACTCGCCGCGGACGAAGACGTTAACTATTTCAAAGCACTGCTTTTCCCTTTGCTTACCGTGATGATGGTATTGGGCAGTATTTATACTGGCGTGGCGTCTGTCACGGAAGCCTCCGCTTTGGGTGTTGTCGGCATCATCATCAGTGCGGCTATTCGTGGCGAACTGAACTTCTCCATGCTTAAAGACAGCGCCACCGCGACGATGAGCACCTGCGGCATGATTATCTGGATCGGCATTGGTGCAACCGCGCTTGTTGGTGTTTACAACCTGATGGGCGGTATCAGTTTTGTCGAAGAAATCATTCTTGCCTTAAGTGGCGGCAGCGTGATGGGCACCATCATGATCATGATGGTGATCTTGCTTGTCTTGGGTATGTTCTTAGATTGGGTCGGGGTTGCGCTGCTAACCATGCCGATCTTTGTCCCCATCATTATCGGTCTGGGCTTAGACCCAATCTGGTTTGGTGTGGTGTTCTGTTTGAATATGCAGGTTTCTTTCCTTTCTCCGCCCTTTGGCCCCGCCGCGTTTTATCTTAAATCGGTGGCCCCCAAAGACATTAGTCTTGGTGAAATATTCAGCTCTTTGCTTCCTTTTATTGCAATGCAGATTGCCGTACTCGCCTTGGTCATATTCTTTCCTGAGCTGGCCCTTTGGTGGAAATAA
- the fecD gene encoding Fe(3+) dicitrate ABC transporter permease subunit FecD, giving the protein MKPMVLSFLLFTMVLILVALNLSFGAVSLSLNDIISGFTPSSEFYFTIHEYRLPRTLLAVLVGGMMALSGALVQGVIRNPLASPDILGVSHGAGLAAVVLMTLFPHVSVYWLPWAALCGGLLAALLLWLLCGSHSSAIKLAITGIALATLYSSLVDFLMLTQPLEINNALLWLTGSLWGRGWDQVVMILPWLSLVPVAFWLAKRMNLVQLGDDVATSLGVSIPVTRLMVLAIAVGMTAACVSICGPIGFLGLVAPHLARRLVGGRHQILLPCAIVVGMTLLLLADLVARTIDPPIELPAGIMTAIIGAPYFLWLLFRTK; this is encoded by the coding sequence ATGAAACCGATGGTATTGTCTTTTCTTCTGTTCACCATGGTGTTGATATTAGTGGCTTTGAACCTTTCTTTTGGTGCGGTCAGTCTGTCGTTGAACGACATCATCAGCGGCTTCACACCATCGTCTGAATTCTACTTCACCATTCATGAATACCGGTTACCCAGAACCCTATTAGCCGTGTTGGTTGGCGGTATGATGGCGCTGTCTGGGGCATTAGTACAAGGTGTGATTCGAAACCCATTAGCTTCCCCCGATATTTTGGGTGTTAGCCACGGAGCAGGTCTGGCGGCGGTGGTGTTAATGACCTTATTTCCTCATGTGTCCGTGTATTGGTTGCCTTGGGCGGCGTTATGCGGCGGTTTGTTGGCTGCTTTACTTCTTTGGTTGTTGTGTGGGTCTCACAGTAGCGCAATCAAATTGGCCATTACTGGGATTGCGCTGGCCACACTTTATAGTAGTTTGGTCGATTTTTTAATGCTGACTCAACCTTTAGAGATAAACAACGCCTTGCTCTGGTTAACAGGCAGCTTATGGGGTCGAGGGTGGGATCAGGTAGTAATGATTTTACCTTGGCTTAGTTTGGTGCCGGTGGCTTTTTGGCTAGCGAAACGCATGAACCTTGTGCAGTTAGGCGATGACGTTGCAACCAGCTTAGGCGTATCCATTCCGGTAACCCGCTTAATGGTTTTGGCTATTGCGGTTGGTATGACAGCGGCCTGTGTCTCTATCTGTGGACCCATTGGATTTTTGGGGCTGGTTGCCCCGCATTTGGCACGACGCTTGGTTGGCGGACGTCATCAAATCCTCTTGCCTTGCGCTATTGTTGTGGGCATGACCTTGTTGCTCTTGGCGGATTTAGTCGCACGGACGATTGATCCGCCCATAGAATTACCCGCCGGTATTATGACTGCCATTATTGGTGCACCGTATTTTCTTTGGCTACTCTTTAGGACGAAATGA
- a CDS encoding iron chelate uptake ABC transporter family permease subunit — protein MSLLKHTSYPRQCTALLLVLLLFAWLSLFTWSIIPISGIQALMALIAPDDDSIAHHIVLDIRLPRVLIAGLVGACLAVSGAIMQSLTQNPLASPSVLGVNAGAALGMAAVSTVTPWLGFFGTSTAAILGGAIAWGIVMLLGAAWRGGNEHGRFVLAGVAVSALCAALMKAMIILHEDQASAVLTWLAGSVAGASWHQWQSFWPLASVSLLGAFFMSPTLNLLNLGDDNARSLGVKLGWVRVIFSLLVLILVGSALSIAGSIAFIGLLVPHMSKTLVGQDNRKILPLTAIMGAVLVVMADALSRAIIYPMETPVGAIVALIGAPFFIYMVRTRTS, from the coding sequence ATGTCGCTTCTTAAACACACGTCCTACCCGAGACAATGCACGGCTCTGTTATTGGTATTATTGCTCTTTGCCTGGTTATCCTTATTTACCTGGTCAATCATCCCGATAAGTGGCATTCAAGCCTTGATGGCATTAATCGCCCCTGATGACGATAGTATTGCGCACCATATTGTGTTGGATATCCGCCTACCGCGAGTCCTGATTGCAGGCCTTGTCGGCGCTTGCTTAGCTGTTTCTGGTGCCATCATGCAAAGCCTCACCCAAAACCCTTTAGCATCACCTTCTGTATTGGGTGTGAATGCCGGCGCAGCATTAGGCATGGCCGCCGTTTCGACGGTGACGCCTTGGCTTGGCTTTTTCGGCACTTCAACCGCCGCCATTCTAGGCGGCGCGATAGCATGGGGAATCGTTATGTTACTGGGCGCGGCGTGGCGCGGCGGCAACGAACATGGCCGTTTTGTGCTGGCTGGTGTGGCGGTTTCGGCATTGTGTGCAGCCTTAATGAAAGCCATGATCATACTTCATGAAGACCAAGCCTCTGCGGTTTTGACTTGGCTAGCTGGCAGTGTTGCTGGTGCTAGCTGGCATCAATGGCAAAGCTTTTGGCCACTTGCCTCTGTGAGTCTACTTGGTGCATTTTTCATGAGCCCAACCTTAAACTTATTAAATCTTGGCGACGATAATGCCCGCAGCTTAGGCGTTAAGTTGGGGTGGGTTCGTGTTATTTTCAGTCTTCTTGTATTGATTCTTGTAGGCAGCGCCTTAAGTATTGCCGGCTCTATCGCATTTATCGGCTTGCTCGTTCCTCATATGTCAAAAACATTGGTGGGGCAAGACAATCGAAAAATATTACCATTAACCGCCATCATGGGGGCTGTTTTGGTTGTCATGGCCGATGCCCTTAGTCGTGCCATTATTTATCCGATGGAAACCCCTGTTGGGGCGATTGTCGCCTTAATCGGCGCACCATTTTTCATCTACATGGTAAGGACTCGAACATCATGA
- the gntR gene encoding gluconate operon transcriptional repressor GntR, producing the protein MDTSLDMKSSGMKNKRPTLQDVANLVGVTKMTVSRYLRNPDQVSPPLQIKIGEALDHLGYIPNRAPDILSKSKSHAIGVLVPSLTNQVFAEVIRGIESVLEPAGYQTMLAHYGYSKEAEETRIAALLSYNVDGLIISESYHTERVRKMLSVAGIPVIEIMDSVSPAIEQAIGIDNQAAAYAMTECMIKKGHRKIVYFAARMDQRTLLRIRGYQAAMQDNGLTEMCLSTDSASSFTQGEQFMKEALEKQPDTDGIFCTNDDLAIGALYACQKMGIKIPEEMGIAGFHGHNIARVMVPLLATVITPREEMGRLAAEHLLSRLQGNPVSQKVINLPFQIEMGESI; encoded by the coding sequence ATGGATACGTCTCTTGATATGAAAAGCTCAGGTATGAAAAATAAACGCCCTACATTACAAGACGTTGCAAACCTAGTTGGCGTCACGAAAATGACGGTAAGCCGTTATCTTAGAAACCCTGATCAGGTTTCACCCCCTCTGCAAATTAAAATCGGGGAAGCGTTAGACCACCTCGGCTACATACCCAACCGTGCACCCGATATTTTATCCAAATCCAAAAGTCACGCCATTGGGGTGCTGGTGCCGTCGCTAACCAACCAAGTATTCGCAGAAGTCATCCGTGGCATTGAATCGGTATTAGAACCTGCTGGTTACCAAACCATGCTGGCGCACTATGGCTACAGCAAAGAAGCCGAAGAAACACGTATTGCGGCGCTGCTTTCTTACAATGTGGACGGCCTTATTATTTCCGAAAGCTACCATACCGAACGAGTTCGCAAGATGCTTAGTGTGGCCGGTATTCCCGTTATTGAAATCATGGATTCGGTGTCTCCAGCGATCGAGCAAGCCATTGGTATCGACAACCAAGCCGCGGCTTATGCCATGACCGAGTGCATGATCAAAAAAGGTCATCGTAAAATTGTCTATTTCGCCGCTAGAATGGACCAACGCACGCTGTTAAGAATACGCGGCTATCAGGCCGCAATGCAGGACAATGGCTTAACTGAAATGTGCCTAAGTACAGACAGTGCATCATCGTTTACGCAGGGCGAGCAATTCATGAAAGAAGCCTTAGAAAAACAACCTGATACCGACGGCATCTTTTGCACCAATGATGACTTAGCCATTGGCGCACTCTACGCTTGCCAAAAAATGGGCATCAAAATACCGGAAGAAATGGGCATTGCGGGGTTTCATGGCCATAATATCGCGAGAGTCATGGTACCGTTATTAGCTACGGTTATTACCCCTCGAGAAGAAATGGGCCGTTTAGCGGCAGAGCATTTGCTGTCTCGTTTACAAGGCAATCCCGTCTCACAAAAAGTCATTAACTTACCCTTTCAGATTGAAATGGGTGAAAGCATTTAG
- a CDS encoding sigma-70 family RNA polymerase sigma factor produces MPHNADPRVQQNAMHALYSDNHRWLYTWIRKRLDNQFDAADLTQDTFMRIHSRQEVDKINEPRAYLVTVAKGIISHFYRRKSLEETYSEYVALLPEPVTCSQEQTHIILQTLEQVDTLLNDLPHNVKRVFLMSQIEGKKYQEIADEMGLSLISIKRYMKQAYVQCLTLMEDDFFE; encoded by the coding sequence ATGCCGCACAATGCGGATCCAAGAGTGCAGCAAAATGCAATGCATGCACTCTATTCAGATAACCACCGTTGGCTGTATACATGGATACGTAAGCGCTTAGACAATCAATTCGATGCGGCAGATTTAACTCAGGATACCTTTATGCGTATTCACTCTCGGCAAGAAGTAGACAAGATCAATGAACCTCGCGCTTATCTTGTGACGGTGGCAAAAGGCATTATTAGCCACTTTTATCGCCGAAAGTCGTTAGAAGAGACCTATTCAGAGTATGTTGCATTACTCCCTGAACCTGTGACCTGTTCTCAAGAGCAAACTCATATCATTCTACAAACCCTCGAACAGGTTGATACACTCCTCAACGACTTACCTCACAATGTGAAAAGAGTATTTTTGATGTCTCAAATCGAAGGCAAAAAATACCAAGAAATCGCCGATGAAATGGGCCTTTCTCTGATCAGTATCAAACGTTATATGAAACAAGCCTATGTACAGTGCTTAACCTTAATGGAGGATGACTTCTTTGAATAA
- a CDS encoding TonB-dependent receptor — translation MAAQRKHYFKNQLHHAISAAIFSTSLVVGAGVSSLTLADNTVQQETREQVNIAAGNLGKTLTDIAVRHHISLSFDPALTQGLKNKAVSGNFSPLELIDALLEDTGLIMTANQDGTYRLMDQSNYTLSGLAVSAEQIDDSVLTEYKGGQIESGGRLGVFGEQDSANVPFSVVSYTNKAIEDQQLESIAEVLASDASVQSGYGYGNYSEKFMIRGFELDSDAISYGGLYGILPRQVVSTNAVESVQLLKGSSAFLNGVTPGGTGIGGAINLEPKRAEEHLTALTLDTTAEGQVGINTDVARRFGDKNQWGVRVNALHREGDSAIDNESREENSFSVGVDYRAEKFNVSTDVGYQKQIIDNGRSIVYAGSALTQIPTTPNAETNYAPSWADSELETLYGMVKADYELNENWTLNAALGANKNKEFGEYSSPTVTNLDGDATVSRLTVPYESNTLSSSVSLLGDLTTGEVTHQLNAAYSGFVNKTYAAYTMSGTSNTNIYDPADVAYPEVNLYAGGDMENPHIRSKTDAKGLSFADTLGFMDDSILVTAGVRYQEIDVNNYKYDGALDTAYSDTATSPIYGIVYKPSDTISLYANHIEALQQGEIISSTASYSNAGKNLKPYISKQNEVGIKFEDGTLGAGAAVFEITKPQAYGENGGVYDYYGEQRNRGLELSLYGEPLDGLRINTSATWLDPKLENTKDGTNDGNDAAGVAKYRLVLGGEYDLHTLEGLTLGGKIIRSGPQYVNTSNTLEIAPWTRVDVSARYESTIAQHDVTWRLNITNVMNENYWASAAATTYVNYLTQGNPREIKLSLSTEF, via the coding sequence GTGGCTGCCCAGAGAAAACATTATTTTAAAAACCAGTTACATCATGCCATCAGTGCCGCTATTTTTAGTACAAGCCTGGTGGTTGGCGCCGGCGTAAGCTCCCTCACATTGGCTGACAATACGGTACAACAAGAAACGCGTGAACAAGTAAACATTGCCGCAGGAAACCTTGGTAAAACCCTAACAGACATTGCGGTACGTCATCACATATCACTTTCTTTTGACCCAGCACTGACTCAAGGGCTTAAAAACAAAGCGGTTTCTGGCAATTTCTCTCCGCTTGAACTGATAGATGCCTTGCTAGAAGATACAGGTCTTATCATGACGGCGAACCAAGACGGCACCTACCGCCTAATGGATCAGAGCAACTACACCCTGTCTGGTTTGGCCGTTTCTGCCGAGCAAATTGATGACAGCGTGCTAACGGAATACAAAGGCGGACAAATTGAGTCCGGCGGCCGTTTAGGCGTGTTTGGCGAACAAGACAGTGCCAACGTTCCTTTCAGCGTCGTGTCTTACACCAACAAAGCCATCGAAGACCAACAACTAGAAAGCATCGCCGAAGTACTGGCTAGTGACGCTTCTGTTCAATCGGGTTATGGCTACGGAAACTACTCAGAAAAATTCATGATTCGTGGCTTTGAACTAGACAGTGACGCGATTTCATACGGTGGTCTTTATGGCATATTGCCTCGCCAAGTAGTCTCTACTAATGCGGTAGAAAGCGTGCAGTTACTAAAAGGTTCGAGCGCCTTCCTCAATGGTGTCACACCTGGCGGCACGGGTATTGGTGGCGCCATCAATCTTGAGCCAAAACGTGCCGAGGAGCACCTTACAGCTTTGACACTCGACACCACAGCGGAAGGTCAAGTGGGTATCAATACGGACGTCGCTCGACGTTTTGGTGATAAAAACCAATGGGGCGTACGAGTCAATGCACTGCATCGTGAAGGTGACAGTGCTATTGACAACGAATCCCGCGAAGAAAACTCCTTTAGTGTTGGTGTTGATTACCGAGCTGAAAAATTCAATGTCTCTACCGATGTGGGCTACCAAAAACAAATTATTGATAACGGACGTTCTATTGTCTACGCAGGTAGTGCTCTAACCCAGATTCCAACGACACCAAATGCCGAAACAAACTACGCGCCATCTTGGGCTGACTCTGAGTTAGAAACGTTATATGGCATGGTCAAAGCTGACTATGAACTGAACGAAAATTGGACATTGAACGCCGCTCTTGGCGCGAACAAAAATAAAGAGTTTGGTGAATATTCATCACCAACCGTAACCAATTTAGATGGCGACGCGACTGTAAGCCGACTCACAGTACCTTATGAATCTAACACACTATCTTCTTCTGTTAGTTTATTGGGCGACCTTACGACGGGCGAAGTAACTCATCAATTAAATGCAGCCTACTCAGGTTTTGTGAATAAAACCTACGCGGCTTATACCATGTCAGGGACAAGCAACACCAACATCTATGATCCTGCTGATGTCGCTTACCCAGAAGTAAATCTTTATGCTGGCGGGGATATGGAAAATCCACATATCCGATCTAAAACCGATGCAAAAGGGCTTTCCTTTGCGGACACGCTGGGCTTTATGGACGACAGTATTCTGGTTACTGCAGGGGTGCGATACCAAGAAATTGATGTAAATAACTACAAGTATGATGGCGCTTTAGACACAGCGTACAGCGACACGGCAACCTCTCCTATTTACGGTATTGTGTACAAACCATCTGATACTATTTCTTTATATGCCAATCATATTGAAGCACTACAGCAAGGTGAAATTATCAGTAGTACAGCAAGCTACTCAAATGCTGGCAAAAACTTAAAACCTTATATTTCCAAGCAAAACGAAGTCGGAATCAAATTTGAAGATGGCACATTGGGTGCAGGCGCGGCAGTTTTCGAAATTACCAAACCCCAAGCCTATGGTGAAAACGGTGGTGTTTACGATTATTATGGTGAGCAACGTAACCGTGGCCTTGAATTAAGCCTTTACGGTGAACCACTGGATGGACTTCGCATCAATACGTCTGCCACTTGGTTAGACCCTAAACTAGAAAATACTAAAGACGGTACCAATGACGGGAATGATGCTGCTGGCGTTGCCAAATATCGCTTGGTTCTAGGTGGCGAGTACGACCTACACACACTAGAAGGACTAACCTTAGGCGGAAAAATCATTCGTAGCGGCCCTCAATATGTCAATACCAGCAATACTTTAGAAATCGCCCCTTGGACTCGAGTTGATGTAAGTGCCCGTTATGAATCTACGATTGCTCAACATGATGTGACATGGCGTTTGAACATCACTAACGTGATGAACGAAAACTACTGGGCATCGGCTGCTGCAACCACTTATGTAAACTACCTAACACAGGGCAACCCACGCGAGATCAAGTTGTCGCTTTCTACTGAGTTCTAA
- a CDS encoding gluconokinase gives MTKKIVVLGVSGSGKSLIGKNIADKLGYRFFDGDDFHSQANVDKMRQGIPLTDEDRKDWLATLNTLLTDNSTVVIACSGLKPEYRAMLRQGLDDVTMIYLKGSIDTIWQRHQKRDGHYFNGREMLESQFATLIEPTEEEALVIDISQDADAVLNEALSLLSNQ, from the coding sequence ATGACAAAAAAAATTGTAGTATTAGGCGTATCAGGCTCAGGCAAATCCTTGATTGGTAAAAACATTGCAGACAAGCTTGGTTATCGCTTTTTTGATGGTGATGACTTTCATAGTCAAGCCAATGTCGACAAAATGCGCCAAGGCATTCCGCTAACCGACGAAGATCGTAAAGACTGGCTCGCCACACTAAATACGCTATTGACCGACAACTCGACCGTCGTCATCGCTTGCTCTGGATTAAAACCAGAATACCGCGCCATGCTTCGTCAAGGTCTCGATGATGTCACCATGATCTATTTAAAAGGAAGCATTGATACCATTTGGCAACGTCATCAAAAACGTGATGGTCACTATTTTAATGGTCGTGAAATGCTAGAAAGCCAATTTGCCACCTTGATTGAGCCAACAGAAGAGGAAGCACTCGTCATTGATATTTCCCAAGATGCAGATGCCGTCTTGAACGAAGCACTTTCTCTATTATCAAACCAATAG
- the fecE gene encoding Fe(3+) dicitrate ABC transporter ATP-binding protein FecE, which translates to MSLSTHDLSVGYHDKAIVKQVNLTIPDGKFIALLGPNGCGKSTLLKAIARILKPMSGQVHWHGENLHKIPSNQLARGLALLPQTQPIPEGIKVIDLITYGRSPYTGFWGRINAEDKKVIDRVMEETEITELANQLVSELSGGQRQRVWLAMTLAQDTPYLLLDEPTTYMDLSHQVELMHLLRKLNLQGKTIITVLHDINQAARYCDHLIVMKEGEIITQGSPESVLTQDMLKSVFSLDAQIHQDPIAKTPMCVVE; encoded by the coding sequence ATGTCTCTTAGCACTCATGATTTATCAGTGGGTTACCACGATAAAGCCATTGTAAAACAGGTGAACTTAACCATTCCCGATGGAAAATTTATAGCCTTGCTTGGGCCAAACGGTTGCGGTAAATCCACTCTACTAAAAGCCATCGCTCGTATTTTAAAACCCATGTCAGGACAGGTTCATTGGCATGGTGAAAATTTACATAAGATTCCGTCTAACCAACTGGCTAGAGGCTTAGCATTATTACCGCAAACACAACCGATTCCAGAAGGTATTAAAGTCATCGATTTGATCACCTATGGCCGCAGTCCTTACACTGGATTTTGGGGAAGAATCAATGCGGAAGACAAAAAAGTCATTGATCGGGTAATGGAAGAAACCGAAATAACAGAGTTAGCGAATCAATTGGTCAGCGAGTTGTCCGGCGGTCAACGCCAGCGTGTTTGGCTTGCCATGACATTGGCCCAAGACACGCCCTATCTTTTACTCGACGAACCTACGACCTATATGGATCTCAGTCATCAGGTCGAGCTCATGCACCTGTTGCGAAAACTAAACTTACAAGGCAAAACCATCATCACAGTACTACACGATATCAACCAAGCCGCGCGCTATTGTGATCATTTAATTGTCATGAAAGAAGGTGAAATCATCACCCAAGGCTCACCCGAATCCGTACTAACTCAAGACATGCTGAAATCCGTTTTTTCATTGGATGCGCAGATTCATCAAGACCCTATCGCGAAAACCCCAATGTGCGTAGTGGAATAA
- a CDS encoding FecR family protein, with protein sequence MNKANITVTKHSLEQAAEWLMKSQEAPLSAEEQEQLEQWQKASPDNTRAWLRAQRLMGHVETLPKDIAAAVLNRPDDENRRFAIGNLSLLLAAGPVIWGSYKTVETQQWTADYRTATGEVQEVTLPDGSLVKLNTATAFDMKFDRHSRLLTLREGEIQLQTPQVNTKEFGPFLIQTHEGMLSPLGTILTVRQNEGITQLAAIKGKVKVTPRLATTTDNTVIQSGYQAELSSYALLSNQLIAPETNAWLDQMLAANKMPLKQFAQEVSRYRHGFLRVSPKIENLMVSGAFPTSNTDIIINMLTHTYPIKAKRHMGGYWITLEPA encoded by the coding sequence TTGAATAAAGCGAATATCACTGTCACAAAGCATAGTCTTGAACAAGCGGCTGAATGGCTAATGAAATCACAAGAAGCCCCTCTATCCGCAGAAGAGCAAGAACAATTAGAGCAATGGCAAAAAGCAAGCCCAGATAACACCAGAGCCTGGTTGCGCGCACAGCGTCTTATGGGTCATGTAGAAACCTTACCTAAAGACATCGCCGCGGCGGTACTGAATCGCCCAGACGATGAAAATCGCCGTTTCGCCATTGGTAATCTTTCGCTGCTACTTGCTGCAGGCCCTGTTATTTGGGGAAGCTATAAAACTGTCGAAACACAACAATGGACGGCAGATTACCGCACCGCTACAGGCGAAGTTCAAGAAGTCACGTTACCTGATGGTTCCTTGGTAAAGCTCAACACCGCGACCGCGTTTGATATGAAGTTTGACCGCCACTCTCGCCTTCTCACCCTAAGAGAAGGCGAAATTCAATTACAAACACCACAAGTGAACACCAAAGAGTTTGGCCCATTCTTGATTCAAACACATGAAGGAATGCTGTCTCCTCTCGGTACAATATTAACAGTGCGTCAAAATGAAGGGATCACTCAGCTTGCCGCCATAAAAGGAAAAGTTAAAGTCACGCCTAGACTAGCAACGACGACTGACAACACCGTCATCCAATCTGGTTATCAAGCAGAATTATCTAGCTACGCGTTATTATCAAATCAGTTGATCGCACCAGAAACAAACGCATGGCTTGACCAAATGTTGGCAGCGAACAAGATGCCTCTAAAACAATTTGCTCAGGAAGTCTCTCGCTATCGCCACGGTTTTTTACGCGTATCTCCCAAGATCGAAAATTTAATGGTTTCCGGTGCATTCCCAACCTCGAATACAGACATCATTATCAATATGCTCACCCATACTTACCCAATCAAAGCCAAACGTCATATGGGCGGTTATTGGATCACTCTTGAACCGGCTTAA
- a CDS encoding Fe(3+) dicitrate ABC transporter substrate-binding protein, which translates to MKRLLCLAFTVLSMYFCSLTHAVTVEDSKGTFTLDYIPKRIVVLEFSFADALASVNVSPVGIADDKDPERVLKQVRDIIGEWQSVGTRSQPSLEVISSLKPDLIIADIGRHEGVYEDLKKIAPTLILPSRRETYEDNLKAAAVIGKVVGKDQEMQARLAKHKTIMQNYATQLPKDFNVQFVVARADNLFMHPANSYAGGVIKALGLKNPSLEKDDKQSSRQIGLEQLLAINPDYLIVGTYVSPNIIDKWEKEPLWSVLKVARNQHLFRVNGNVWSRCRGIMAAENMAKDLTRVFNQ; encoded by the coding sequence ATGAAGCGCTTGCTTTGCCTCGCATTCACTGTCCTTTCAATGTATTTTTGCTCACTGACTCACGCCGTTACGGTAGAGGATAGCAAAGGAACCTTTACTCTCGACTACATACCAAAACGCATTGTCGTATTAGAGTTTTCTTTTGCCGATGCACTGGCTTCCGTGAATGTCAGCCCGGTTGGTATCGCTGACGACAAAGACCCTGAACGTGTGCTAAAACAAGTGCGAGACATTATTGGCGAATGGCAATCCGTAGGCACGCGCTCGCAACCTAGTCTTGAGGTTATTTCTTCGCTAAAACCGGATTTGATCATTGCCGACATTGGCCGCCACGAAGGCGTGTATGAGGATCTGAAAAAAATTGCCCCAACGCTCATTTTACCATCACGTCGTGAAACCTACGAAGACAACCTGAAAGCCGCCGCGGTCATTGGTAAGGTGGTTGGTAAAGACCAAGAAATGCAAGCAAGACTCGCCAAACATAAAACCATCATGCAAAACTATGCGACACAACTACCAAAGGACTTCAACGTACAATTCGTTGTGGCGAGAGCAGACAATCTTTTCATGCACCCAGCAAACTCTTACGCCGGCGGAGTGATAAAAGCATTAGGCTTAAAAAATCCATCCTTAGAAAAAGACGATAAACAGTCCAGTCGCCAAATTGGCCTAGAACAGCTGCTCGCCATCAACCCAGATTATCTTATTGTTGGTACCTATGTGTCGCCAAACATTATCGATAAATGGGAAAAAGAACCGCTTTGGTCGGTGCTTAAAGTTGCTCGTAATCAACATTTATTTAGGGTCAATGGCAATGTTTGGTCACGCTGTCGAGGCATCATGGCAGCAGAAAACATGGCTAAAGATCTGACAAGGGTTTTCAATCAATAA